atacacatttagcGATTGTCTCTGCTAATGCACGTTGATTCAGTGTCCAGACATAAAAGAACAGTGGTGAATGTTCAACGTTGATGTAAGGTTTCTCTGACATGCTGAAACGCCCACcctgtgtgtgagggtgtgtctctgtgtgtgtgtgtgtgtgtgtgtgtgtgtgtgtgtgtgtgtgtgtgaggtcagtGATGTACTGGCCTCCCATGGGAACATTCATCTGGTTTCCCTTTAACTAattgggagagagagaggagctcagcGGGATGAGAGGAGgcggcagagatggaggaagacagACTGTGTGAGAGGAGGGACGAATGGGAGAGGCTTAATTGAATGAAACCCTCTCTTGATCTCAGAGGCTGTAAACAAGGGTGAAATTCAAGACGAGGACCATTCCTTATTGGATCCCCCTGGAGGACTCGGTTACCTGTCTGTGTTGTCTTCTCAGAACACCACCTGCTAATGCCAACATCCCGCCTTCAATTTAAACAAAGCCAGAAGCCCTTTGACGGAAATCAATCTGTTACACCTAAACTGATTAGCAGTGTTTGGACGGAGCAGCATGCACGCAGACAGTATATTCAGGGCGGCCTCACCCTCCCCGCCCCACCGCCCTCACTCCCTATTCAACGCGAGCACACACAGCATATTCCTGATGAAGCATCCTGCTGTTTAAACTCTGGCTGATCTGTCTCTCTGCGAGCCCTAAATCAACCTTATGGGCCATTTTAGAAATTACTACCATTAAGAACTGCATACATACACTTTTCCCCCATTTGTGCTCAGAAAAGCAGGTCATGCTCACATGCATTCATGGCTTCTGCTGATGCTGACGTTTTAATATGAAATTATATAGACGCCATTACATAGATGGGAGGCTCCCTTGTTGTTAAACTTTTAATGTCAAATATTCATCTGAATCGTTTGACAATCCGAGATTAAATTAAGCTTGTCAACAAAGGTTGTGTTCTTCTGTTTATTCTTGTCTAAACAATTTAAACTTCTGCTCTGTGGGCCTGTTTTCCCattcccagtctttgtgctaagctaaccagctgcttgATCTGGTTCTGtataaaaatattaaacatcATTCCTGTAATTTcaatgtcttttcatttttttttttttaaattaaatgttgTAAAAATATACCTAGGGTTGTGGTTATGATAGAAAAGTGTATGAAATGCTGTTTCTGTACATTCATTTGGCACATTTATGCTTTGCTTACACAATTTTACAACTTAATTTTAGACCTGTAGATGTTTAAAGGTCCTCAAAACCTTTTTCATCCATTGGCCTCGTATTCTGAGCAATGGAGTTTTTTGTCAAAGGCACAAAGATTTTGATTCTTTTCCAAGAcggattttctgtttgtgtgttcgtctgtgctcttctcactggtttgaagcAGGCAGTGGAAAAGGTGATGGGGTTGTTTGCTTGTGTTACAGGGCCTGACCACTGACAATGAACGCAAACCACACACTCCTGATGAAGCTGGTTGaattttttgtgatatttttttctGAACTTTAAAAGTAGACGCTACAGGTGCAAACACTGCTTTTTCATGCGCTGGTCAGTTTTCAGACTTTGAGCTATTTTGCTTCCAAATCTTCTTTCAGACtaacagaatgaaaaaaaatccaaaatactTATTTAGctgttctattctattctaGTTCAAACTTCTGTTCAGGACATTATACAAATCTGTTCTCATTGAATAGATAATGTATCATTAGCATATTTAAACggatgatttaaaaaataattgtcTTAATGAAGCAACTGGAGAAGCTTCACGGTGATATCTCTTAGTTAAAGTTTTTATCTACTCACCTGTTGTGTCTTGCCttaattttaattgttttaaatgTTGCAGAGAAATATTTAAGATTTGAAACCAAGTTTTTTCAGAAGCTTTAATGacggaggaaagaaaaagtatAGACCTGGTCCCTCCTCTCGGAGATGTCAGCCTTGCTTTGCAGTGAAACACAATGAGGGACGAGCGCTGCAATGCTCCCTGAAGATGGATCTGAGAGGAATATTTTGAAATATCCATGATTGAGTTAGAGGAGATCGTTTTCATGTAACACTTTTGTAATGGTAATACCAAAGCTTAAGTAATAAAGAAAGGAGTGAAATCTGCCTCTTGTCAGCGTTTACGATGAGAAGCACTTGCAAGATTAGATGTCTTGCGATCGATGCAGCCTTTTCTTCCAATCATTAAGACTGCTCTTAACAGATTACAGCCCCCTCCCAAACATGCGcagtcttttctcctcccctccctgctcctccttctgtctcacACGCTCTCTTTCAGCAGATGGGACCAGAGATTTGCCCCTTTTGCACTTCTTTAGCTTTCTCTTTGAAATTTCAGCCTTTTGAGAGCATTTTCTTCCACCTGAAGCTACAGCTCACAGTTGATCTGCTTTCACCTGAGCTCCTCTGATGAGCAGACAGCGGAATGAAAAAGACTAAAATACGAGAGGTGGCGGTGAACTGACTACAACTGACAAACATGGACCTGCTCACAATCCTCTGCCATCTATTGCTTTTATGTTTTGATCCATCTGCAGCCACAAGCCTCATTACAGGTAAGCCGCACACAAAAAACACTACACAGCCCACAGTCATGAACTCTTGATTCAATTGTGGATCTGTTTGGTTTCCTCATGGTCTGCCTCCCTGACTCCATGCTGGATGTTTGGCTCTTGAAGCGGATATATTCGAAGCCAGAGGTAGGCAACACACTAACTAACATCACTAAACAAACTCTGTTTCTAGTTGTGGGTCCAGAACTCCCATTATTCCCATAATGAGGTCCTTCATTGTATTCAGTGCTCTAACATTGACTGTTTACCTGATGCTTGTGGTATCCACCTGGTTTAAAcaggagcatgtgtgtgtttgcaggtcaACGTGTGTGCAAGGCAGGAAAAGGGAAGCCGTGCTACAAGCTGGCCTACTTCTCCGAGCTCCGGCGGAGGCTGAACTTTGTAGAGGCAGAGCTCGCCTGCAGGCGCGACGGAGGGCAGCTGCTGAGCGTGGAGTCGGCATCCGAGCAGAAGATCATAGAGCAGCTCATCACAGAGCTCCGCCCGACCGATGGAGACTTCTGGATCGGTCTCCGCCGTAACCATGGAGATGAGAACAGCAGCTTAGACTGCTCCCCGCAGTACTACTGGCTGGACGGCAGCAAGTCCACGTTTAGGTGAGTGGCTACTATCCAGAGGGTCAAGGAGTCAAAAGTGAAGTTTAGAGCAATAAAGTGAAATATAAAAGGGTTGGTTGTACAATGAGCaatgtgtgtttcctcacatgTAGTGCTGATATAGTACTTGACTTtcagcaccccccccccaaaaaaaaaaaatcaataagaaAATTCTTtgagatccccccccccccaaaaaaaatctgatttttaagaAGTCAAAATTTTCAAATGATAAGTCTCTGTAGTAAAGTtactgctgatttttttttattgttacaTCAACATTGATTTTGAGAGTGTAAGAAATCTGCCGTCAATTTTCAAAAAAGCACATCATGtgaacagacattttttttacaatgacCCCTTGTTTCTAAGTTGCCTCTAATGCATTTTGccatgtctgcagtgaaacatcCTGTTATTTATCGGCCGACAAATACGCGGATACAGATATATCTGCACTCGGCTAATGTAGACCAATATATAGGCTAACATATGTCAGCCTGGTTGACTTATTGGACTACCTCTAATACTGTCAAAAACACAAGCATCCGTACAGTAACTTTGCCTACATAAAACAGCTTAAAACTAGCAATTACTGAAAGTTTAATATGATTGAATGTGATTACAAAATCTGACTAAACATTTGACGCCAGCTTGCAGTATTTCACAGCTTTCAATACTTTGATACTCAGCTGTGGTGTCATCAGGACTATCTaactgcattttaatatggatgTTTTGTAAAGATTTCTATTACACCAACTTTGAGAAAtagtgatttttgtgtgtgtacttcgtgtgtgtgtttgttgtagGAACTGGCACTGGGATGAGCCGTCATGCGGCtatgaggtgtgtgtggtgatgtATCACCAACCATCCGCTCCCCATGGTCCTGGGGAGCCTTACATGTTCCAGTGGAACGACGACAATTGCGAAACCAAGAACAACTTCATCTGCAAATACACCGCGGGTACTACTGACACAGTATTTCTATATACTTAAACTTTGAAAATACTTTAACATTGCTGACCGTGACGCATTTTCTCCACAGAGAAACCACTGGACCCTTCGCCTTCTCCCAACTCCACTCAAACAAGTAAAATGTGCTCAGTACGATTGTTCAAAACAAAATTTCACATTGTCAATAAAGAGTGAGACGGATCAAACGTCATGTATGCTTTTCATTGCAGATGCCTTCCCTTCATCCGTGTTGCCATGGGACCCGAGTGACCACAGCCAGGACAGAAGTACAGGTTGACTGACCCACTCACTACTCTGATGCTGTCATACCCAAACGCCTGCATGACAGTCACTGAATCTCAATCACTCTCTTCATCCTTGTCTCTGTTTTAGCTCTGAATTTGGTTTACATCATCATTCCCACCATTCCACTGATTCTGCTGTTACTGACAGTGATCGGAGTCTGCTGCTTCAAACTGCTCGTCAGACGGTGAGGATCCCAAACAATTTAATTACTGTTAACACATTCCATGACAAGACCAAAACCGGCAATGTTTCAGCTTCATATCTTGACCTCCTGACTGAGTCTGTGGCACTCCATCACCTCCAAGAACATTTTGTCAAGCTGAGGACTAAATCATTCAAATAAGCTCACAAATGTCCAGTTTCAACTTCTAAAAGAGCTTGAAATTTCCTAAgacagctgggcactgtagtttttagcaatTGTTACTCATAAAAGGGAAAATAGTGCATTTgatggggactattttcaacTGTGGATTGATACTTGCAAGTGAGTACGGCAGCAGGACGACGCATGTGGAGATGGTTTAAAAACAGACTAAGGCGCTCACATTCGtcgtaatgaaggaacatgtcaccgAGTGCAGCAGTGTGGGTCATTGATGTGTTTCTGATCTCTTTTGGATGACAATGGAGGTCTACAGCACAGAGATAATGAACTATTGAATCTATTACATCCTCTGTACCTTGTAAACATTCTATGTTAATGCTTGAGGTGTCATTtatgcttctctgtgtgtgaggtagaaggaggaaagagcagAAATCAGAAGTCTGCCAGACAGAGCAGGGCCTCTGCCCCAGCACCACTCCAACTGACGTCTACAACGTCATTCGCGGCCAGAAGGACGATGACCTGGTTTCAGCTCGCCCGCACACCAAAAACACCTCCTTTTTATGCTCCTCCCCTGACACACCGACAGGTGACTACGACAACCTGGGGGGTCGGGACACCGAGAGCGGCTTTGTGACACTTGCCagcacagagagctgcttcctcaACTTGGACCTCAATGACCTCAGCCTTGGGCGCCGTGGCACCTTCTACGACACCAGCTTGGGCCGCTCAGGAAAGAGGGACTTGAACGACAGCAGTCTGGGCTCCTCCGGGCATAGAGAGTTTTATGACAGGAGTCTAGGTCGTCGCACGACAAAGAGCGAGCATTATGGCAGCAGTGTGTACGGGGATCATGGACCGTATGATGGCAGTATGAGAGGTCGGAGTGACCTCTATGATCCCAAACTGAGGTCTGGAAGTCACACGGTCAAGGCCGATCTCTATCAGACATACACCACCAACGGCAAGGAGGACACTTACCAAACCAGCCTCGGGACCTACGGGAACCGGAAATCCTACCAAGCAAATCTGGATTGCTACAGAAACGGCCTGACTCTCGACAGCAGAGGGAGATACTTCAATGAACAAGACTGGATCAACAGAGAAAACTACTGATCCTCAAAGtcactttactgtgtgtgtgtcagtgtatgtgtggttCTGGACTGGGATGACAGAAAGGGGAAAAAGCTGTTGCACGTTCGTGGTTGTAAATGTTTGTACTATATGTTTCTGAAGCCTTTTAAGGAATTCAAAGCGAGTGAGGACATTATGTTTTGTCACTGGCTCTCCTGCAGTGTAGACACGAGTTTGAAGTCACTGTTTTGCGATGTGCAGCTGTCcgaaaaacagcagcagctaatttGAATCTGCTGTCCCTCGGCAGATAAAAAATAtcacttaaaaaaagaaaaatgactaaataccAAGTACATGACCACAAACAAACGTCCACACAGGGAATCTGAGGGCCTTCAGAGGCAGCTTACTCTCCAGCTTTGAGAATAAACCCAGTAAAGAAGCCAACTTAAAACTCACAATGAGGTGAGCCAAATGACTTAAGAGCTTGGCGTGTCTCAGATGTGTGATGACTGATGTTGTGTTGACAGCGTGTTGTAGACTATTTGCATGGCCTTGTCATGTTGCCTTTGCTTGGTAGGATAACTTTTGAAGTCTTGGacctttctgtctgctgtgccTGAAAACACTGTTCTAATCACACCCTCGTTTACCCGATATAAACAGGCTACCTCAAACAGATTAAAGACACAATAAACCAACACATGCTTGACGGAGCGAAGGCTGGATATTTTCatgtactgcaagtgtgttttgacaTGGCCTTAAATTGTAAGATGTCCAGaactttcatcattttcactgattgATTGTTCCCTTACTTATGAATggctttctgtctccttttgaaaaagttaaaaatgttaaagtcCAAAAACAATGCTAGCAAGTGGAAAGGTGGCTCGTACAGTTAACTGAGCTTGAGTGTCTGCAGCCCGACCACAGCAATGGCATGATAATGTAGAGAATGATAAAGTATagcattgttattatttattcagaatATGTAATGCCTTGACATCTCTCCTGTAAGTGAGGGTGGTTTGTATGTTTGTTACATAAGGAAATCTTCAAATAAAATGAGATTAGAATTGAATCTGTCTGCGTGCGCTGCACTGACTTTACCatctcaataaaaaaaaaaaaaaaaacaggagcgTTGTATATCACAGtcaatgatgtttttattaacATTCCAAGTTAAATTAATAACACGCGCTCGCTTTCACTCTCCTCCACCGCTCACACCCAACAGAGCACGCAGGAAGATACTAAGTGGACAAGTGTGGACAAGCAAACACTGCAAGATTTCTCAGGTAAATATTCAGGCCACATTTTCAAGTgaagtatgaaaagaaaaacacgtACATTTGTGTATAAAGGCCTGACCTGGGTGAAATACATGTGGAATCTTGTAGTGTGCATCCACTGTAAGACATTcatttacacaaacacgcacacacacacacacacacacacacacacacacacacacacacagataaaatgcTGACATACAGGTCCAGCTGTATTTGTATAGCTGCCAAACACAGCCGCATACATACAATTTTCTCTCCACAAatagacacgcacacacacccaaaagCAGACGCAATGTCCTTAAAGGGTCCGATATCGCCATATGTTTCATGAGACAAATACTTCAaatcacatgcatgcacacacgcacccaACAATCACGCACACGTTGAGACAAAGACGCACACAAATACCAGCTGATTTGAGGGGAAGTGATTGATTTCTCTTGTTAGGGTTTTGTAATCAGGGTCAGGCCGAGGTTCAAAGGTCAGCCGTGGGTCCGCTTACGAGGCTGCTTTTGCCGCCGCGGTTTCAAGATGACATAGCGTCTGTAGGTGGTGTGATGGTCTGATATGAACGGGATGTAGAACGCTCTGAAGAGAGAAGACGACCTGAGGGAGAAACATTTTCCATTAAAAGACTGCTGAGAGGATACTATTTTTTCGGGTCTCTATTCTGGCCCTTTAGATTTGGGagacatgcttttttttgtcttcctgtgtcAAACATGCATCTGGGAAAATACCTTGATGCTTGAAGGAAAGGCTTATAGGCGATGACGCTCCACTCCTCTTTGTTGGCTGAATAGCGTGGCTGAAGTGGCGTCTCTTCGTCTGTGTCCAAGTCTACTAAGTAGTGGCACTGCCGTAAATCCACCTGGCCAGAG
Above is a window of Chaetodon auriga isolate fChaAug3 chromosome 15, fChaAug3.hap1, whole genome shotgun sequence DNA encoding:
- the layna gene encoding layilin, producing MDLLTILCHLLLLCFDPSAATSLITADIFEARGQRVCKAGKGKPCYKLAYFSELRRRLNFVEAELACRRDGGQLLSVESASEQKIIEQLITELRPTDGDFWIGLRRNHGDENSSLDCSPQYYWLDGSKSTFRNWHWDEPSCGYEVCVVMYHQPSAPHGPGEPYMFQWNDDNCETKNNFICKYTAEKPLDPSPSPNSTQTNAFPSSVLPWDPSDHSQDRSTALNLVYIIIPTIPLILLLLTVIGVCCFKLLVRRRRKEQKSEVCQTEQGLCPSTTPTDVYNVIRGQKDDDLVSARPHTKNTSFLCSSPDTPTGDYDNLGGRDTESGFVTLASTESCFLNLDLNDLSLGRRGTFYDTSLGRSGKRDLNDSSLGSSGHREFYDRSLGRRTTKSEHYGSSVYGDHGPYDGSMRGRSDLYDPKLRSGSHTVKADLYQTYTTNGKEDTYQTSLGTYGNRKSYQANLDCYRNGLTLDSRGRYFNEQDWINRENY